One window of Leguminivora glycinivorella isolate SPB_JAAS2020 chromosome 9, LegGlyc_1.1, whole genome shotgun sequence genomic DNA carries:
- the LOC125229878 gene encoding uncharacterized protein LOC125229878 produces the protein MTSEIKFMSLQKAELAYEVEIRGESPADNVMDLRKQITKLVRLYPSDDILLSPFDPAVDAAAVEESLSKIAKNIKCLNENFDKNLLARTKNTMNHIFHRLNRIDCSSQPDSLTACNECFKLFQTCKSALNNFDTIAAGSTSEDTPSLITVNCERGLSSELSKLKFNGKTCVRSFIRSASDFIKARSLSSSKVLSFATEIFTDDALHWFRSIRDQVDSWEDVCVRLKEAFSTPNYDYRFKDEIKARTQGPRENITIYLSIMSGMFSQLDKPLPEEEKLQILLHNIRPCYANVLTSCSEIKDVQQLQSVCKNYENVQSRMAQYREPPKATSETLAPDFAYSHASTSTNASNKPFLQRQPFVKNYDYKSRFSNYANKPNTITNITPVDAVAAATPVYAINARPKFCPRCRVNTHSLRNCTAERVIVCFRCGHPGVKFHDCPDCQKQLSSSTQEQKTHEAEL, from the coding sequence ATGACATCGGAAATAAAATTCATGTCACTTCAAAAGGCGGAGCTTGCGTATGAAGTAGAGATTAGAGGGGAATCCCCCGCTGATAATGTGATGGATTTACGTAAACAAATTACGAAACTCGTGCGGCTTTATCCTTCTGATGATATTTTATTGTCACCATTTGATCCTGCAGTAGATGCAGCGGCAGTGGAGGAAAGCTTGTCAAAAATAGCTAAAAACATAAAGTGTTTAAATGAAAACTTTGACAAAAACCTTTTAGCTCGAACTAAAAATACAATGAATCACATTTTCCATCGCTTGAACCGGATTGATTGCTCATCTCAGCCAGATTCATTAACCGCGTGCAACGAATGCTTTAAACTATTCCAAACTTGCAAATCAGCCTTAAACAACTTTGATACTATTGCTGCGGGTTCCACTTCCGAAGATACTCCGAGTCTCATTACGGTAAATTGTGAGCGTGGTTTGTCCTCGGAGTTGTCAAAACTAAAATTTAATGGAAAAACGTGCGTAAGGTCCTTCATCCGCAGTGCATCTGATTTTATCAAGGCCAGGTCGCTATCCTCAAGCAAAGTTTTATCTTTCGCAACCGAGATATTCACCGATGATGCCCTACATTGGTTTAGAAGTATAAGAGATCAAGTTGATTCATGGGAAGATGTCTGTGTTAGGCTCAAGGAGGCCTTCAGTACTCCGAACTATGATTATCGCTTCAAGGACGAAATCAAGGCACGTACACAGGGCCCGCGGGAAAATATTACAATCTACCTTTCAATAATGTCGGGCATGTTTTCACAACTTGATAAACCTCTGCCGGAAGAAGAAAAGTTACAGATATTGCTTCACAATATTCGTCCTTGCTACGCCAACGTGCTCACTTCTTGCTCGGAAATAAAAGATGTACAACAATTGCAGTCCGTGTGTAAGAACTACGAAAATGTTCAGTCTCGTATGGCTCAATATCGAGAGCCCCCCAAAGCCACGTCTGAGACCCTAGCCCCGGACTTTGCTTATTCTCACGCCTCTACTTCTACTAACGCGTCAAATAAACCATTTTTACAGAGACAGccttttgtaaaaaattacgACTATAAGTCTCGATTCTCTAACTACGCAAATAAGCCTAATACTATTACGAATATTACTCCTGTCGACGCAGTTGCTGCCGCTACACCAGTTTATGCAATCAATGCTAGGCCGAAATTTTGCCCTCGCTGTCGCGTCAACACTCACTCGTTGAGGAACTGCACCGCAGAACGTGttattgtatgttttcgttgCGGTCACCCAGGAGTTAAGTTTCACGACTGCCCTGATTGTCAGAAACAATTATCTTCCTCTACACAGGAACAAAAAACGCATGAAGCAGAATTGTAG
- the LOC125229877 gene encoding protein enabled homolog, with translation MGKRKHREEDEEDYLERKIRSLERKRLKIRRRRRHRSYSPSTSSYTDNEYEYADQDIGEPDPLLEDSQYEESPLTNNTVYDLTDDEVGASTSGALPAAGGLRSVVIQNRSAAGPRAVDAPAPAPLPHPPPPPRRRARPRPRPPRRLRPLPRLHPQLPPHR, from the exons ATGGGAAAAcgcaaacatcgtgaggaagatGAGGAAGATTACTTGGAAAGAAAAATCCGAAGTCTCGAGAGGAAAAGATTGAAGATTCGTCGCAGGCGCCGTCATCGTAGTTATAGCCCTAGTACGTCCTCATATACAgataatgaatatgagtatgcggACCAAGATATCGGTGAGCCCGATCCCTTGCTAGAGGATTCGCAATATGAAG AATCCCCATTGACCAACAATACTGTATACGACTTAACCGATGATGAGGTCGGTGCTTCAACGTCGGGTGCGCTGCCTGCTGCTGGCGGGCTGCGATCGGTGGTCATACAGAATAGAAGCGCCGCCGGGCCCCGCGCGGTGGACGCGCCGGCCCCCGCGCCCCTCCCgcacccgccgccgccgccgcgccggcgtgCGCGCCCGCGGCCGCGACCACCACGCCGGCTGCGCCCGCTCCCGCGCCTACATCCGCAGCTACCACCACACAGGTGA